Proteins co-encoded in one Candidatus Tectomicrobia bacterium genomic window:
- a CDS encoding cell division protein FtsL, whose translation MSPAAAAGRLRRERRGGLSRAADKEFPLVPAALWLGMLALSALALVWPHLEMVKLGYELTRLEAERDRLIQEGRVLRVEEASLRQLDRIESIARAKLSMVFPVPEQIVYVKVPPGNWR comes from the coding sequence ATGAGCCCCGCCGCGGCGGCCGGCCGCCTGCGGCGGGAGCGCCGCGGAGGCCTTTCCCGGGCCGCGGATAAGGAGTTCCCCCTCGTCCCGGCGGCGCTGTGGCTGGGCATGCTGGCCCTGAGCGCGCTCGCCCTGGTCTGGCCGCACCTGGAGATGGTCAAGCTGGGCTATGAGCTGACGCGGCTCGAGGCCGAGCGGGACCGGCTGATCCAGGAGGGCCGGGTGCTCCGGGTGGAGGAGGCGTCGCTGCGGCAGCTCGACCGCATCGAGTCGATCGCCCGCGCCAAGCTGAGCATGGTCTTCCCGGTGCCGGAGCAGATCGTCTACGTGAAGGTCCCGCCGGGGAACTGGCGGTAA
- a CDS encoding penicillin-binding protein 2: MRQGHLRRLIACGVLVGLGFAALAVKLFLIQIRDREFLVAFAERQLRRTLVVRPKRGEILDTRGRPLAVSVEAPSLYANPQEIENPREAAAALSRALGIPGPELDHKLSGDKRYVWLQRKINPEEKRRVMELEIEGLGFATESRRFYPKRELASSLLGFVGVDEKGLSGVERAFEAQMGGQAGRVEIERDARGRSIHPEARVLRFPRAGADVRLTIDEVLQFIVEKELAAQVAQVGARRGIGVMVEPSSGRVLAMASVPGFNPNAYERYPADRWRDAVLQEVYEPGSTFKLITAAAYLEAGGDWRKMFFCEEGLLRVGAGYTLRDHKKFGWLSAEQVIVHSSNIGTYKMGAEAGPERLYRMARRFGFGQAIDIGLAGQAEGILRPPARWSGTSVAAVSIGQEVGVTPLQMVMMAAAIANGGMMPGARLVEDVEQDGQPLWHPARREPRRVLGARTAAVLAQTMRKVVAEGSGGQAEVPGYWAAGKTGTAQKLDRETKTYSRSKFVMSFVGFVPFKDPRLALLVIIDEGRGREGAWGGSVAAPAWRRIAWQSLRYLRVPPEGARVLEAAGQAPEAPLPVSSKGFSFGEKVSSLARTVHHVLHGSASAPSPEERGH; this comes from the coding sequence GTGAGACAGGGCCACCTGCGCCGGCTGATCGCGTGCGGCGTCCTCGTGGGGCTCGGCTTCGCCGCGCTGGCGGTCAAGCTTTTCCTGATCCAGATACGCGACCGGGAGTTCCTGGTCGCTTTCGCGGAGCGGCAGCTCCGGCGGACGCTCGTCGTGAGGCCCAAGCGGGGGGAGATTCTCGACACACGGGGCCGGCCCCTTGCCGTGAGCGTGGAGGCGCCCTCCTTGTACGCGAACCCGCAGGAGATCGAGAACCCCCGCGAGGCGGCGGCCGCCTTGAGCCGGGCCCTCGGAATCCCCGGGCCGGAACTCGATCACAAGCTGAGCGGGGACAAGCGCTACGTCTGGCTCCAGCGCAAGATCAACCCGGAGGAGAAGCGCAGGGTCATGGAGCTCGAGATTGAAGGCCTGGGCTTCGCCACCGAGAGCCGGCGCTTCTATCCGAAGCGGGAGCTGGCCTCCTCGCTGCTCGGCTTCGTCGGGGTGGACGAGAAGGGGCTCTCGGGCGTGGAGCGGGCCTTCGAGGCCCAGATGGGCGGGCAGGCGGGGCGAGTGGAGATCGAGCGCGACGCCCGCGGCCGGTCCATTCATCCGGAGGCGCGGGTCCTTCGCTTCCCGCGGGCGGGGGCGGACGTCCGGCTGACCATCGACGAGGTGCTCCAGTTCATCGTGGAGAAGGAGCTCGCGGCCCAGGTGGCGCAGGTCGGGGCGCGGCGGGGCATCGGGGTCATGGTCGAACCCTCGAGCGGCCGGGTCTTGGCCATGGCCTCCGTGCCGGGGTTCAACCCGAACGCCTACGAGCGCTACCCGGCCGACCGCTGGCGGGACGCCGTCCTGCAGGAGGTGTACGAGCCGGGTTCCACCTTCAAGCTGATCACCGCCGCCGCCTACTTGGAAGCGGGCGGGGATTGGCGCAAAATGTTTTTCTGCGAAGAGGGGCTTCTGCGGGTCGGGGCAGGCTATACTCTCCGCGACCACAAGAAGTTTGGTTGGTTGTCCGCCGAGCAGGTGATCGTCCATTCCTCCAACATCGGCACCTACAAGATGGGCGCGGAGGCGGGGCCCGAGCGGCTTTACCGCATGGCCCGCCGCTTCGGCTTCGGCCAGGCCATCGACATCGGCTTGGCCGGACAGGCGGAGGGAATCCTCCGCCCGCCCGCCCGCTGGTCGGGCACCTCGGTTGCGGCCGTCTCCATCGGCCAGGAGGTGGGCGTGACCCCGCTCCAGATGGTCATGATGGCCGCGGCCATCGCCAACGGCGGAATGATGCCCGGGGCGCGCCTCGTCGAGGACGTGGAGCAGGACGGCCAGCCCCTGTGGCACCCGGCCCGGCGGGAGCCGCGGCGGGTGCTCGGCGCCCGCACGGCGGCCGTGCTGGCCCAGACCATGCGGAAGGTCGTGGCCGAGGGGAGCGGAGGACAGGCCGAGGTGCCGGGATACTGGGCGGCGGGGAAGACGGGGACGGCCCAGAAGCTCGACCGGGAGACCAAGACCTACAGCCGGAGCAAGTTCGTCATGTCGTTCGTGGGCTTCGTCCCCTTCAAGGACCCGCGCCTGGCGCTGCTGGTGATCATCGACGAGGGCCGGGGAAGAGAGGGCGCGTGGGGCGGTTCCGTGGCGGCGCCGGCGTGGCGGCGGATCGCCTGGCAGTCCCTTCGCTACCTCCGGGTTCCGCCCGAGGGGGCGAGGGTGCTGGAGGCCGCCGGGCAGGCGCCCGAAGCCCCGCTTCCGGTATCCTCCAAGGGTTTCTCGTTCGGCGAAAAAGTATCCTCGCTGGCCCGGACGGTTCACCACGTTCTTCATGGTTCCGCCTCCGCCCCCTCACCAGAGGAGCGCGGGCATTGA
- a CDS encoding UDP-N-acetylmuramoyl-L-alanyl-D-glutamate--2,6-diaminopimelate ligase yields the protein MADRKVHSFLELARAVPRAQARGGEGLEIGGVAYDSRRVSPGDLFVAVRGFQSDGHLFAAEAVKAGAAALALEREVEGVPAEVPRLMVPSGREALALLADAFYGHPTGSLSLVGVTGTNGKTTTAFLIESVLRASGRRTGLLGTIHYRIGDRVMEQPRTTPEAPDLQAFLSEVLEAGGTHAVMEVSSHGIALERVKGSEFASVVFTNLTQDHLDFHGDMEAYYRAKLALFTEGPPGASVINVDDSYGRRIAGEARGDLWRYAIEEKGAEVSAREVALSAEGMRFELAHPWGRTRIETSLIGRHNVSNILAASAACFSLGLPAEEIARGVRALSAVPGRFERVSLGQPFLVVVDYAHTEDALQRVLEFARPITRGRLLTLMGCGGDRDRRKRPLMAAAAVRASDWVVMTSDNPRTEDPAAILREVEAGVDRVPGGRARARSIVDRREAIRAIVAEARPGDTVVIAGKGHETYQIVGRERFPFDDREEVRAALRLLGHGK from the coding sequence ATGGCCGACCGGAAGGTACATTCATTCCTGGAGCTGGCCCGAGCGGTGCCGCGCGCCCAGGCGCGGGGCGGGGAAGGCCTGGAGATCGGCGGCGTGGCCTACGACTCGCGCCGGGTCTCGCCCGGAGATCTGTTCGTGGCCGTGCGCGGCTTCCAGTCGGATGGCCATCTGTTCGCCGCCGAGGCGGTGAAGGCGGGAGCGGCCGCCCTCGCGCTGGAGCGCGAGGTGGAGGGCGTCCCGGCGGAAGTCCCGCGCCTCATGGTCCCCTCGGGCCGGGAGGCCCTGGCCCTGCTGGCGGACGCCTTCTACGGGCACCCCACCGGCTCGCTGTCGCTCGTGGGCGTGACGGGGACCAACGGAAAGACCACCACCGCCTTCCTGATCGAGTCCGTCCTCCGGGCGTCGGGCCGGCGGACCGGGCTGCTGGGGACCATCCACTACCGCATCGGCGACCGCGTCATGGAGCAGCCCCGCACCACCCCCGAGGCCCCCGACCTTCAGGCGTTCCTGAGCGAGGTCCTGGAAGCGGGCGGGACCCACGCGGTGATGGAAGTCTCCAGCCACGGCATCGCGCTGGAGCGGGTCAAGGGCTCGGAGTTCGCGTCGGTGGTCTTCACCAACCTGACCCAGGACCATCTCGACTTCCACGGGGACATGGAAGCCTATTACCGCGCCAAGCTGGCTCTGTTCACCGAGGGCCCTCCGGGGGCGTCCGTCATCAACGTGGACGATTCATACGGCCGTCGGATCGCCGGGGAGGCCCGCGGCGACCTCTGGCGATACGCGATTGAGGAGAAGGGCGCGGAGGTGAGCGCGCGGGAGGTCGCGCTCTCGGCCGAGGGGATGCGTTTCGAGCTGGCGCACCCGTGGGGCCGGACGCGCATCGAGACTTCCCTCATCGGACGGCACAACGTGAGCAACATCCTCGCCGCCTCGGCGGCCTGCTTCTCGCTGGGGCTTCCGGCGGAGGAGATCGCGCGCGGCGTCCGCGCCCTCTCCGCGGTACCGGGCCGGTTCGAGCGGGTGAGCCTCGGCCAGCCCTTCCTCGTCGTGGTGGATTACGCCCACACCGAGGACGCCCTGCAGCGCGTGCTGGAGTTCGCCCGGCCCATCACCCGGGGGAGGCTCCTCACGCTGATGGGATGCGGCGGAGACCGGGATCGCCGGAAGCGCCCGCTCATGGCCGCGGCGGCCGTTCGGGCGAGCGACTGGGTGGTGATGACCTCGGACAACCCGCGCACCGAGGACCCCGCCGCCATCCTGCGGGAGGTCGAGGCGGGAGTGGACCGGGTGCCCGGCGGGCGCGCCCGGGCGCGCTCCATCGTGGACCGGCGCGAGGCCATCCGCGCCATCGTCGCCGAGGCCCGGCCCGGGGACACGGTGGTCATCGCCGGGAAGGGGCACGAAACGTATCAGATCGTGGGGCGGGAGCGCTTCCCCTTCGACGACCGCGAGGAAGTGCGGGCGGCGCTCCGTCTCCTGGGGCACGGAAAGTGA
- the murF gene encoding UDP-N-acetylmuramoyl-tripeptide--D-alanyl-D-alanine ligase, whose translation MFTAAQIARAVGGRVARGSEGMEASGVSTDSRTLAPGELFIPLTGPNFDGHDFIGRAAAAGAAGVIVQRGRSTPSLDGIFAIEVEDTLRALGDLARFHRERHDILAAAVTGSNGKTTTKEMLASIFSLGAETLKSEGNLNNLVGLPHQVLRLLPEHSRAVFEMRMNQPGEIRRLAEIALPRIGVITNVAPAHLEGLGSIEAVREAKGELLEAMGAKGRAALSGEDSHSRLLARRFREAGGEVLTFGFSADCGVRGSDIRVSAGEGTRFALHAGGREARVRLPGLGRHNVLNALAAAAAASLAGCPMDEIARGLERAAPPKMRLEVRPLPRWEGCSLIDDAYNANPASMLQALETAAQLRGEARLFAVLGDMKELGAYAEEAHRELGRAAARLADGLAGVGPMMALAVEEARRAGLPPERARRFEAPAEASAWVARCLKPGDWVLVKGSRSMRMERAAEALEG comes from the coding sequence ATGTTCACCGCAGCGCAGATCGCCCGGGCCGTGGGCGGCCGCGTGGCGCGCGGAAGCGAGGGGATGGAGGCCTCGGGCGTGAGCACCGACAGCCGCACCCTCGCGCCCGGCGAGCTCTTCATCCCTCTCACGGGCCCGAACTTCGACGGCCACGACTTCATCGGGAGGGCGGCCGCCGCCGGCGCGGCGGGCGTCATCGTCCAGCGGGGCCGCTCCACCCCCTCCTTGGATGGGATCTTCGCCATCGAAGTGGAGGATACCCTCCGGGCGCTGGGAGACCTCGCCCGCTTCCACCGCGAGAGGCACGACATCCTGGCCGCCGCCGTCACCGGCAGCAACGGCAAGACCACCACGAAGGAGATGCTCGCCTCAATCTTTTCCCTGGGGGCCGAGACGCTGAAGAGCGAGGGGAACCTGAACAACCTGGTGGGACTCCCGCACCAAGTGCTGCGCCTGCTGCCCGAGCACTCCCGCGCGGTCTTCGAGATGAGGATGAACCAGCCGGGCGAGATCCGGCGCCTGGCCGAGATCGCGCTCCCCCGGATTGGGGTCATCACCAACGTCGCCCCCGCCCATCTCGAGGGCCTGGGATCCATCGAGGCGGTGCGCGAGGCGAAGGGGGAGCTGCTCGAGGCCATGGGCGCGAAGGGGCGGGCGGCGCTGAGCGGAGAGGATTCCCACAGCCGCCTCCTCGCCCGGCGCTTCCGCGAGGCGGGGGGGGAGGTCCTCACATTCGGGTTCTCGGCGGACTGCGGCGTGCGCGGGAGCGACATTCGTGTGTCGGCGGGGGAGGGTACCCGGTTCGCCCTTCACGCCGGGGGACGGGAGGCCCGGGTCCGTCTCCCCGGCCTGGGCCGCCACAACGTGCTGAACGCCCTCGCGGCGGCGGCGGCGGCTTCGCTCGCGGGCTGCCCCATGGACGAGATCGCGCGGGGGCTGGAGAGGGCCGCGCCGCCCAAGATGCGGCTCGAGGTCCGGCCCCTCCCGCGCTGGGAAGGCTGCTCCCTCATCGACGACGCCTATAACGCGAACCCGGCCTCGATGCTCCAGGCGCTGGAGACGGCCGCCCAGCTCCGGGGGGAGGCCCGTCTCTTCGCCGTCCTCGGTGACATGAAGGAGCTTGGAGCCTACGCCGAGGAGGCGCACCGGGAGCTGGGCCGGGCGGCGGCCCGGCTGGCGGACGGCCTGGCGGGCGTCGGCCCGATGATGGCCCTCGCGGTGGAGGAGGCGCGCCGCGCCGGCCTGCCGCCGGAGCGGGCGCGCCGGTTCGAGGCGCCTGCCGAGGCGTCCGCCTGGGTGGCGCGCTGCCTCAAGCCGGGCGACTGGGTGCTGGTCAAAGGCTCCCGTTCGATGCGGATGGAGCGGGCGGCGGAGGCCTTGGAGGGCTGA
- a CDS encoding phospho-N-acetylmuramoyl-pentapeptide-transferase has product MLYSLFVGLSDTVSIFQVFRFITFRTALAAFTALLMCLLLGPHLIRALRKFQIGEEIRQDGPKSHFSKKGTPTMGGLLILASIILPTLLWTDLSLRLVWLILFATAAFGFLGFVDDYKKVILKDKKGVPPSRKFLFQGLIGLAIGAALYTGWAVPQFKPVVMFPFFKNLQPDIGAWFILYAAVVIVATSNAVNLTDGLDGLAIGPFMIASGAYLVFSYVAGHAVISKYLLILPVRGGGELAVVCGAMVGAGLGFLWFNAYPAQVFMGDVGALPLGAVLATIALAIKQELLLFLVGGLFVLEALSVILQVLSFKTTGQRIFRMAPLHHHFEEKGWVEPKVTVRFWIVAVLLALLSLSTLKLR; this is encoded by the coding sequence ATGCTTTACTCCCTGTTCGTGGGGCTGAGCGACACCGTCTCGATCTTCCAGGTGTTCCGGTTCATCACGTTCCGGACCGCGCTGGCGGCTTTCACGGCCCTGCTCATGTGCCTTCTGCTCGGGCCTCACCTCATCCGCGCCCTGCGGAAGTTCCAGATCGGGGAGGAGATCCGCCAGGACGGGCCGAAGAGCCACTTCTCGAAGAAGGGCACGCCGACGATGGGCGGCCTCCTCATCCTCGCCTCCATCATCCTTCCTACCCTTTTGTGGACCGACCTGAGCCTTCGCCTCGTCTGGCTCATCCTCTTCGCGACGGCGGCGTTCGGGTTCCTCGGGTTCGTGGACGACTACAAAAAGGTCATCCTGAAGGACAAGAAGGGCGTCCCGCCTTCCCGGAAGTTCCTCTTCCAGGGCCTCATCGGGCTGGCCATCGGGGCGGCGCTCTACACCGGCTGGGCCGTGCCGCAGTTCAAGCCGGTGGTGATGTTCCCCTTCTTCAAGAACCTCCAGCCCGACATCGGCGCGTGGTTCATCCTCTATGCGGCGGTGGTGATCGTCGCCACGAGCAACGCCGTCAACCTGACCGACGGCCTCGACGGGCTGGCCATCGGGCCCTTCATGATCGCGTCGGGCGCCTACCTGGTGTTCAGCTACGTGGCCGGCCACGCGGTGATCTCGAAGTACCTCCTGATCCTCCCCGTGCGCGGCGGGGGGGAGCTCGCGGTCGTCTGCGGCGCCATGGTGGGGGCCGGCCTGGGGTTCCTGTGGTTCAACGCCTATCCCGCCCAGGTCTTCATGGGGGACGTGGGCGCCCTCCCGCTCGGCGCCGTCCTCGCGACCATCGCCCTCGCCATCAAGCAGGAGCTTCTCCTGTTCCTGGTGGGCGGGTTGTTCGTGCTCGAGGCGCTATCGGTCATCCTGCAGGTCCTCTCCTTCAAGACGACGGGCCAGCGGATCTTCCGCATGGCCCCCCTCCACCATCACTTCGAGGAGAAGGGCTGGGTGGAGCCCAAGGTGACGGTGCGCTTCTGGATCGTGGCGGTGCTGCTCGCTCTGCTGAGCCTGAGCACGCTGAAGCTGAGATGA
- the murD gene encoding UDP-N-acetylmuramoyl-L-alanine--D-glutamate ligase: MAESRSAEWTEGIPSRRVVVMGMARTGRAAAAVLARRGAEVVATDMKDIPGLREELPREVALELGGHREETFRRCDVLVVSPGIPATDRFIRLALASGAEVISEIELAWRLCPAPVAAVTGTNGKTTATTMLGAILEEAGFRAPVGGNIGRPLVDVVEKEGQEADFVVSEVSSFQLEWAPTLRPRVGVITNVTPDHLDRHPDMDGYAAVKARLLANQGPGDAKVLNADDPFTARYLPGGRQAALAFSRTKIPEAGAYVEDGWIYLRIGGDRQRVCAAGELAVPGVHNLENFLAACAAAGFLGAGPDAMARLARRFKGLPHRMEPVAEIGGVRWVNDSKGTNVGATAMSLESVEGPVLLIAGGTDKGSDLSPMIEPMRKRVRTMVLIGEAADRFEAFFRGRVPVERAATLHEAVRRCAAAARPGDTVLLSPACASFDQFRDYAHRGDVFREAVRALAKEGAR; the protein is encoded by the coding sequence ATGGCGGAGAGCCGATCGGCGGAATGGACGGAGGGGATCCCCTCGCGGCGCGTGGTGGTGATGGGCATGGCCCGCACCGGCCGCGCCGCCGCCGCCGTCCTCGCCCGGCGCGGGGCCGAGGTGGTGGCGACGGACATGAAGGACATCCCCGGCCTGCGCGAGGAGCTTCCGCGCGAGGTGGCGCTCGAGCTGGGCGGCCACCGGGAAGAAACCTTCCGCCGCTGCGACGTGCTCGTGGTGAGCCCGGGCATCCCGGCCACCGACCGCTTTATCCGGCTCGCGCTCGCATCGGGGGCGGAGGTGATCAGCGAGATCGAGCTGGCGTGGCGGCTCTGCCCGGCGCCCGTCGCCGCGGTGACCGGGACGAACGGCAAGACCACCGCCACCACCATGCTCGGCGCCATCCTCGAGGAGGCAGGTTTCCGGGCCCCCGTGGGCGGGAACATCGGCCGGCCCCTCGTGGACGTGGTGGAGAAGGAGGGGCAGGAGGCGGACTTCGTGGTGAGCGAGGTGAGCAGCTTTCAGCTCGAATGGGCGCCCACTCTCCGGCCCCGCGTGGGTGTCATCACGAACGTGACGCCGGACCACCTCGACCGCCACCCGGACATGGACGGTTACGCCGCGGTCAAGGCCCGGCTTCTGGCCAATCAGGGACCGGGCGACGCCAAGGTGCTGAACGCGGACGATCCCTTCACGGCCCGCTATCTCCCCGGCGGGCGCCAGGCGGCGCTCGCCTTCAGCCGGACGAAAATCCCGGAAGCCGGCGCTTACGTGGAGGACGGGTGGATTTACCTCCGCATCGGCGGAGACCGGCAGCGGGTGTGCGCGGCCGGGGAGCTGGCGGTCCCGGGGGTGCACAACTTGGAGAACTTCCTCGCGGCCTGCGCGGCGGCGGGGTTCCTCGGCGCGGGCCCGGACGCCATGGCCCGCCTGGCGCGGCGCTTCAAGGGGCTCCCCCACCGGATGGAGCCGGTCGCCGAGATCGGCGGGGTGCGCTGGGTGAACGACTCGAAGGGCACGAACGTCGGGGCCACGGCCATGAGCCTGGAGAGCGTGGAGGGGCCGGTGCTCCTCATCGCCGGGGGGACGGACAAGGGAAGCGACCTCTCGCCCATGATCGAGCCGATGCGCAAGCGCGTGCGGACCATGGTGCTCATCGGCGAGGCGGCGGACCGCTTCGAGGCGTTCTTCCGCGGGAGGGTGCCCGTGGAGCGGGCGGCCACCCTGCACGAGGCGGTGCGCCGCTGCGCGGCCGCCGCCCGGCCGGGCGACACGGTGCTTCTCTCGCCCGCCTGCGCGAGTTTCGACCAATTCCGCGATTACGCCCACCGCGGGGACGTTTTCCGGGAGGCGGTGCGCGCGCTCGCAAAGGAGGGCGCGCGGTGA
- the ftsW gene encoding putative lipid II flippase FtsW gives MRRPRIDPVIFFSALGLSVFGVVMVFSASQILALDRYRDAFYFVKRHAMWAAVGFALMLLLARVDVRRLRRLAVPILVLSFVVLALVFVPGIGRSAGGARRWIVLGPLSFQPAEAAKLGLLIFLAHFLAVKSDRLGDFKYGFMPPVLITGVGVLLILAQPDLGTAMLLALVAGQLLFLAGARWRHLAGCALAAAPVFYWLVFSVPWRKRRILAFLDPFGAVRETGYQLVQSLLALGRGGLTGLGLGEGKQKLLYLPEPHTDFIFAVVGEELGLVGALAVAAVFTVILWRGLRVAARCEDSFRFLLASGITLMVTVQGLLNMAVASGLVPTKGVPLPLISLGGTSLVFTLLALGLLLAVEAGTRPAPAQAAPMDAAAPWSAEGRAG, from the coding sequence GTGAGGCGGCCCCGCATCGATCCGGTCATCTTCTTCAGCGCCCTGGGCCTCAGCGTGTTCGGGGTGGTGATGGTCTTCAGCGCGAGCCAGATCCTCGCCCTGGACCGCTACCGGGACGCCTTCTACTTCGTGAAGCGGCACGCCATGTGGGCGGCGGTGGGATTCGCCCTGATGCTCCTCCTGGCCCGGGTTGACGTGAGGAGGCTCAGGCGGCTCGCCGTCCCGATCCTCGTGCTCTCGTTCGTCGTCCTGGCGCTCGTCTTCGTGCCCGGCATCGGACGCTCCGCGGGGGGCGCCCGGCGATGGATCGTGCTGGGGCCGCTCTCCTTCCAGCCGGCCGAGGCGGCGAAACTGGGGTTGCTTATCTTCCTTGCGCACTTCCTCGCGGTGAAGAGCGACCGCCTGGGCGACTTCAAGTATGGCTTCATGCCGCCGGTTCTGATCACCGGGGTGGGCGTGCTCTTGATCCTCGCCCAGCCGGACCTGGGGACGGCCATGCTCCTGGCCCTGGTGGCGGGGCAGCTGCTCTTCCTCGCCGGGGCGCGCTGGCGGCACTTGGCGGGGTGCGCGCTGGCCGCGGCGCCCGTCTTTTACTGGCTGGTCTTCTCGGTGCCCTGGCGCAAGCGGCGCATCCTGGCTTTCCTGGATCCGTTCGGCGCGGTGCGGGAGACGGGCTACCAGCTCGTCCAGTCCCTCCTCGCCCTGGGCCGGGGCGGCCTCACGGGCCTGGGGCTGGGGGAGGGGAAGCAGAAGCTCCTCTACCTGCCGGAGCCCCACACCGACTTCATCTTCGCCGTGGTCGGAGAGGAGCTGGGCCTCGTCGGGGCCCTCGCCGTGGCGGCGGTGTTCACCGTGATTCTCTGGCGGGGGTTGCGCGTCGCGGCCCGCTGCGAGGACAGCTTCCGCTTCCTCCTCGCCTCCGGCATCACCCTCATGGTGACCGTCCAGGGGCTGCTGAACATGGCCGTGGCCTCGGGCCTCGTGCCGACCAAGGGGGTGCCGCTTCCGCTCATCAGCCTGGGGGGGACCTCGCTCGTGTTCACCCTTCTGGCCCTGGGCCTCCTCCTCGCCGTGGAGGCCGGGACACGGCCCGCGCCGGCGCAGGCCGCGCCGATGGACGCGGCCGCCCCATGGTCCGCCGAGGGGAGGGCCGGCTGA
- the murG gene encoding undecaprenyldiphospho-muramoylpentapeptide beta-N-acetylglucosaminyltransferase, with product MRLLIAGGGTGGHLYPGIAVARAWLRGGPERRVLFVGTASGIEARVLPREELPLETISAAGIVGRSPGQQIGAAFLMARGLAQSLGIIGRFRPHVVLGVGGYASAPAVAAAWLRRRPIVLLEENVVPGMTNRLLGRLARRVALAFPGAAPYFPLGKAVETGLPLRGEFGGEPARPVSFWEGPLRVLIFGGSQGARALNEAVIEALPLLGERARAMRFVHQTGEADLERTREAYAGAGAEAEVAAFFYDMADRFRNAHLAVARAGASTAAELASMGLPAVLIPLPSATHGHQEANARHLAGRGAARMVLQRDLSGASLAALLKEFDEGRHLLAEMSRRAREAARPDASEAVAVLCKEAARAA from the coding sequence ATGCGCCTCCTCATCGCGGGCGGGGGCACCGGAGGGCATCTCTACCCGGGCATCGCGGTGGCGCGCGCCTGGTTGCGCGGGGGGCCGGAGCGCCGGGTCCTGTTCGTGGGGACGGCCAGCGGAATCGAGGCCCGGGTGCTGCCCCGGGAGGAGCTTCCCCTGGAGACCATCTCCGCCGCGGGCATCGTGGGCCGCTCGCCGGGACAGCAGATTGGCGCGGCCTTTCTCATGGCGAGGGGCCTCGCCCAGTCGCTCGGCATCATCGGCCGCTTCCGGCCCCACGTGGTGCTGGGGGTGGGAGGCTACGCCAGCGCCCCCGCCGTGGCCGCGGCCTGGCTCAGGCGCCGCCCGATCGTGCTGCTGGAGGAGAACGTCGTGCCGGGGATGACCAACCGGCTGCTGGGGCGGCTCGCCCGCCGCGTGGCCCTCGCCTTCCCGGGCGCGGCGCCCTACTTCCCTTTGGGGAAAGCCGTCGAGACGGGCCTGCCCCTGCGCGGGGAGTTCGGGGGCGAGCCGGCGCGGCCCGTGTCCTTCTGGGAAGGGCCCCTGCGGGTGCTCATCTTCGGGGGCAGCCAGGGGGCGCGTGCCCTGAACGAAGCGGTGATCGAGGCGCTCCCTCTCCTGGGGGAGCGCGCGCGGGCGATGCGCTTCGTCCACCAGACCGGGGAGGCCGATTTGGAGCGCACCCGGGAGGCCTACGCCGGGGCGGGGGCGGAGGCCGAGGTGGCGGCATTCTTCTACGACATGGCGGACCGGTTCCGGAACGCCCACCTGGCGGTGGCCCGGGCGGGCGCCTCGACGGCCGCGGAGCTGGCTTCCATGGGGCTTCCGGCGGTGCTGATTCCCCTGCCCAGCGCGACGCATGGGCACCAGGAGGCGAACGCCCGGCACCTCGCGGGGCGCGGCGCGGCCCGGATGGTCCTCCAGCGGGACCTGAGCGGCGCGTCGCTGGCCGCGCTGCTGAAGGAATTCGACGAGGGGCGGCATCTGCTGGCCGAGATGTCCCGCCGCGCCAGGGAGGCGGCGCGGCCCGACGCCTCGGAGGCGGTGGCGGTCCTGTGCAAGGAGGCGGCGCGGGCGGCCTAG